One segment of Deltaproteobacteria bacterium HGW-Deltaproteobacteria-4 DNA contains the following:
- a CDS encoding signal transduction protein gives MNIEEHVYARPVREFCRRELILCSSDDFVQDAAAQMAQQGISSVIVCADGEPVGIFTDRDLRNKVVAVGGDAATLRAGAIMSHPLVVVRDEDFLFEAVYQMSRQGIHRVGVVDTAGRLCGMLTESDLIRVQTNSPQRLVRQLASAGSIADLKVIHHNINELTASLHQVRVPTHDLMRLISHLNDQIVQRLIDLLRQEKFSQLPAGFAFVALGSEGRGEQTLKTDQDNAMIYADDLSAAEVACLASFSEALIAALIEIGVPECPGGIMATNPFWRRSLTAWREEIDQWINLPDSESILHFCMFSDLRTLAGDPELEQAIKAHIAARTRQETLFLTRLAVQAGKFVPPLGLFGGFKVAKGGEHRGEIDLKTAGLFALTEGIRVLGLSIGLVGGGTPEKMAQLVAQGVLSHEQYQDLLASFNLLCQLRLQGQLEAITIGGDPSNYIAPRALNRVEQGRLHVTLEVVKSFETFIKARFRLDLVPG, from the coding sequence ATGAACATCGAAGAACACGTTTATGCTCGACCCGTACGGGAGTTCTGCCGCCGGGAGCTGATCCTTTGTTCCAGCGACGACTTTGTGCAGGACGCTGCGGCGCAGATGGCGCAACAGGGGATTTCCAGTGTGATTGTCTGCGCTGACGGAGAACCGGTGGGGATCTTCACGGATCGTGACCTGCGTAACAAGGTGGTGGCTGTCGGCGGGGATGCTGCCACGCTGCGGGCTGGAGCCATCATGAGCCACCCGCTTGTCGTCGTCAGGGACGAAGATTTCCTCTTCGAAGCCGTTTATCAGATGTCCCGGCAGGGAATCCATCGTGTCGGTGTGGTCGATACAGCGGGCCGCTTGTGCGGTATGCTCACCGAATCAGATTTGATCCGGGTGCAGACCAACTCGCCGCAGCGCCTGGTGCGGCAACTCGCAAGTGCCGGGAGTATCGCCGACCTCAAGGTCATCCACCACAACATCAATGAGCTGACCGCTTCGCTGCATCAGGTGCGGGTGCCGACCCACGATCTGATGCGCTTGATCAGTCATTTGAATGATCAGATCGTGCAGCGTCTTATCGATCTCCTGCGCCAGGAGAAATTCTCGCAGCTACCTGCCGGCTTTGCTTTTGTCGCCCTCGGAAGCGAGGGGCGCGGCGAGCAGACCCTCAAAACTGATCAGGATAATGCCATGATCTATGCGGATGATCTCTCCGCCGCAGAGGTAGCGTGTCTTGCCAGTTTTTCCGAGGCGCTGATCGCTGCTTTGATAGAGATCGGTGTGCCGGAATGTCCCGGCGGCATCATGGCAACGAATCCCTTTTGGCGGCGGAGTTTGACGGCCTGGCGGGAGGAAATCGACCAGTGGATCAATCTCCCCGATAGCGAAAGTATTCTGCACTTCTGCATGTTCAGCGATCTGCGCACCCTGGCCGGTGACCCGGAACTGGAACAGGCGATCAAGGCGCATATTGCCGCGCGGACCCGGCAGGAAACGCTCTTTTTAACCCGATTGGCGGTTCAGGCCGGAAAGTTCGTTCCCCCTCTGGGTCTGTTCGGTGGTTTTAAGGTGGCAAAGGGGGGCGAGCACCGCGGCGAGATCGATCTCAAGACGGCCGGGCTCTTTGCGCTGACCGAAGGGATCAGGGTTCTGGGGCTTTCCATCGGATTGGTGGGGGGCGGGACGCCGGAGAAGATGGCGCAACTCGTTGCGCAAGGGGTGCTGAGTCACGAACAATACCAGGACCTGCTGGCCAGCTTCAATCTGTTGTGTCAGTTACGGCTGCAGGGGCAGTTGGAGGCGATCACCATCGGGGGCGACCCTTCGAATTACATCGCTCCTCGTGCCCTGAACCGTGTCGAGCAAGGACGGCTGCACGTCACCCTGGAAGTGGTGAAGTCCTTTGAGACCTTTATTAAAGCGCGCTTCCGCCTCGACCTTGTCCCGGGTTAA
- a CDS encoding cation acetate symporter, which translates to MIYAQSPLAIGLFITFVAFVLGLSFYLGRRTSSASSYYAAGGNVHWFTNGIAFAGDYLSAASFLGICGMIATSGYDGWMYSIGYLAGWVVALFLVAEPMKRLGKYTFTDALDSKFNSKSIQLTAAISTLMVSVFYLIPQMVGAGVLVQPLLGLPHWVGVCIVGIVVTIIVATAGMASTTYVQFFKGALLLIMSTVVVVMVLVRGLSTTPVNNGVAYHDFKPLTATAALEISDPAYTVVAGLDSAYGKAGFVKLAKDGKETIWKLARNDAGFTLEQTLYVTTKADGTKLYNGAAKEAGDFFPVGHVKELRMNGKEVITTGAVGPFAYLSAIKDSTIVLWGKTYVVDGKEKAEIFFQKPTPGSRILRPGLKFKVDNATPTETFNFVSLMLALFCGTAALPHILIRYYTVPSQAAARKSTIVAIAAIGFFYLLTLFMGVGAMTNGVINLTDNNMSAPLLALSFGVILFAIISSLAFATVLGTVSGLIVAASGAVAHDLMDNYFNMKMSDTGKVRAGKISAVVVGCIAIYLGIMFEGMNVSFLVGWAFAVAASANLPAILMLLFWSKTTARGISASIIVGIVSSLGLILISPDMWALYGLLPKDAPISFNSPAAISIPLSILTLVLVSLMTQKDINRGHDVETA; encoded by the coding sequence ATGATCTACGCACAGTCTCCGTTAGCTATCGGCCTCTTCATCACGTTTGTCGCCTTCGTCCTCGGCCTCTCCTTCTACCTTGGCCGCCGTACCAGTTCCGCTTCCAGCTATTATGCTGCCGGCGGCAACGTTCACTGGTTCACCAACGGTATCGCCTTTGCCGGCGACTACCTCTCGGCAGCCTCCTTCCTCGGCATCTGCGGCATGATCGCGACCTCCGGTTATGACGGCTGGATGTACTCGATCGGCTACCTCGCCGGCTGGGTCGTCGCTCTCTTCCTCGTTGCCGAGCCGATGAAACGCCTCGGTAAATACACCTTTACCGATGCTCTCGACTCCAAATTCAACTCCAAGTCGATTCAGCTCACCGCCGCAATCTCCACCCTGATGGTCTCGGTCTTCTACCTCATCCCGCAGATGGTCGGCGCCGGCGTCCTCGTCCAGCCCCTCCTCGGTCTGCCGCACTGGGTTGGCGTCTGCATCGTCGGTATTGTTGTCACCATTATCGTCGCCACCGCAGGGATGGCCTCGACCACCTATGTTCAGTTCTTCAAAGGCGCCCTGCTGTTGATCATGTCGACGGTCGTCGTCGTTATGGTTCTGGTTCGCGGTCTCTCGACCACACCGGTGAATAACGGCGTTGCATATCATGACTTCAAACCTCTGACCGCGACCGCCGCGCTGGAGATCAGCGATCCTGCCTATACGGTTGTTGCCGGTCTCGATTCGGCCTACGGCAAAGCCGGGTTTGTCAAACTCGCCAAAGACGGCAAAGAGACGATCTGGAAACTTGCCAGGAATGACGCTGGCTTCACTCTTGAGCAGACGCTTTATGTCACCACCAAAGCAGACGGCACCAAGCTTTATAACGGTGCCGCCAAAGAGGCCGGTGACTTCTTCCCGGTCGGCCACGTCAAAGAACTGCGGATGAACGGCAAGGAAGTCATCACCACCGGCGCCGTCGGCCCCTTTGCCTATCTTTCGGCGATCAAGGATTCGACAATCGTCCTCTGGGGTAAAACCTACGTTGTCGACGGCAAGGAGAAGGCTGAAATCTTCTTCCAGAAACCGACCCCCGGCTCGCGGATTCTCCGGCCCGGCCTCAAGTTCAAGGTCGACAACGCCACCCCGACCGAGACCTTCAACTTCGTTTCGCTGATGCTCGCCCTCTTTTGCGGGACTGCGGCTCTCCCCCACATCCTCATCCGCTATTACACGGTTCCGAGCCAGGCGGCAGCCCGCAAATCGACTATCGTCGCCATCGCTGCCATCGGTTTCTTTTATCTCCTCACCCTCTTCATGGGGGTCGGCGCCATGACCAACGGTGTCATTAATCTCACCGACAACAATATGTCCGCACCGCTTCTGGCCCTCTCCTTCGGGGTTATCCTCTTTGCAATCATCTCTTCCCTGGCCTTTGCTACAGTCCTCGGCACTGTATCAGGGCTGATCGTTGCCGCCTCCGGCGCTGTTGCCCATGACCTGATGGACAACTACTTCAACATGAAAATGAGCGATACCGGCAAAGTCCGCGCCGGCAAGATCTCTGCGGTCGTCGTCGGCTGTATCGCCATCTACCTCGGGATCATGTTCGAAGGGATGAACGTCTCCTTCCTGGTCGGCTGGGCCTTTGCGGTTGCTGCCTCGGCGAATCTCCCCGCCATTCTCATGCTCCTTTTCTGGAGCAAGACAACCGCTCGCGGCATCTCCGCCTCGATCATCGTCGGCATTGTCAGCTCCCTCGGCCTGATCCTCATCTCCCCGGACATGTGGGCCCTTTACGGCCTCCTCCCCAAGGATGCGCCGATCAGCTTTAACAGCCCGGCCGCCATTTCTATCCCGCTGTCGATTCTCACTCTGGTTCTCGTCTCGTTGATGACCCAGAAGGACATCAACCGCGGCCACGACGTCGAAACCGCCTGA